From a region of the Oncorhynchus tshawytscha isolate Ot180627B linkage group LG14, Otsh_v2.0, whole genome shotgun sequence genome:
- the LOC112267606 gene encoding ATP-sensitive inward rectifier potassium channel 1-like, with the protein MVFGIQKLIQDHLVERRIRRTRLVTKDGRCNIEFGNVIYGNHFAFLVDFWTTFVEFRWRFVLFFFITSFTLSWFIFSLLWFWIARNNGDLKWQNPSNDHTPCVWNVVGLTTAFLFSLETQTTIGYGVRAITPHCPVAVALIIIQTLIGALIHCFICGVIVSKISLPKKRAKTITFSEMAVICPKKDFLCLMIRVANLRKTLMIGSQIYGKLLRTTVKPDGETIIMDQVNIEFLMDAGKDNLFFVCPLTLYHVIDKASPFFDMAEDTFHKQEFELVVFLDGTAETTSSACQVRTSFIPQEIMWGYNFLPIISRSKEGKYRVDFSNFSKVVAVTTAHCAYCFHNIVGHHIPSFNGIDNGGFGVIGILE; encoded by the coding sequence ATGGTGTTTGGTATCCAGAAGCTCATCCAGGACCACTTGGTGGAGCGAAGAATCCGCAGAACTCGGCTGGTGACCAAAGATGGCCGCTGCAACATTGAATTTGGCAACGTCATATACGGCAACCACTTTGCTTTCCTCGTGGACTTCTGGACGACCTTTGTGGAGTTCCGCTGGCGCTttgtcctcttcttcttcatcacCTCCTTCACCCTGAGCTGGTTCATCTTCAGCCTGCTGTGGTTCTGGATTGCCCGGAACAACGGGGATCTGAAGTGGCAGAACCCCTCAAACGATCACACCCCCTGTGTGTGGAACGTCGTCGGTCTCACTACAgccttcctcttctccctggAGACCCAGACCACCATCGGGTATGGTGTACGCGCCATTACCCCTCACTGTCCTGTTGCTGTAGCCCTCATCATTATCCAGACTCTCATAGGGGCCCTCATACACTGCTTCATATGTGGAGTCATCGTGTCCAAGATATCCCTCCCTAAGAAAAGGGCCAAGACCATCACATTCAGTGAGATGGCTGTCATCTGTCCTAAGAAGGACTTCCTTTGCCTCATGATAAGAGTGGCCAACTTACGAAAGACCCTGATGATCGGGAGCCAAATCTACGGCAAGCTGTTGAGGACAACCGTCAAACCCGATGGGGAGACAATCATCATGGACCAGGTGAACATTGAGTTCCTGATGGACGCTGGGAAGGACAACCTCTTCTTTGTGTGCCCTCTCACACTCTACCATGTGATTGACAAGGCTAGCCCTTTTTTTGACATGGCAGAGGACACCTTCCATAAACAGGAGTTTGAGCTGGTGGTCTTTCTGGACGGCACAGCCGAGACCACCAGCTCAGCCTGCCAGGTCAGGACTTCCTTCATCCCTCAGGAGATCATGTGGGGTTACAACTTCCTGCCCATCATCTCCCGCAGTAAAGAGGGCAAGTACAGAGTGGACTTCTCCAACTTCTCCAAGGTGGTGGCGGTGACCACTGCACACTGTGCCTACTGCTTCCACAACATAGTAGGACACCACATCCCCTCCTTTAATGGAATCGACAACGGTGGATTTGGAGTGATTGGTATCCTAGAATAA